A portion of the Musa acuminata AAA Group cultivar baxijiao chromosome BXJ1-1, Cavendish_Baxijiao_AAA, whole genome shotgun sequence genome contains these proteins:
- the LOC135677570 gene encoding uncharacterized protein LOC135677570: MAMQMIENYKAEAEVYHGDLALCKKKSMQLLQELGLPKGLLPLEDVQEFGYHRASGFMWLVQKKKIEHTFKKIKQHVSYATEVTAFVEQRKLKKITGVKTKELLLWLSVVEVFIDDPSSGKITFKTGTGLSDSFPVPAFEAED, from the coding sequence ATGGCGATGCAGATGATCGAGAACTACAAGGCTGAGGCCGAGGTCTACCATGGAGATCTTGCCCTCTGTAAGAAGAAATCCATGCAACTACTCCAAGAGCTGGGCCTCCCCAAGGGACTGCTACCCCTGGAGGACGTCCAGGAGTTCGGCTACCACCGCGCAAGTGGATTCATGTGGCTCGtccagaagaagaagatagaGCACACGTTCAAGAAGATCAAGCAGCACGTCTCCTATGCCACCGAGGTGACCGCCTTCGTGGAGCAACGCAAGCTGAAGAAGATCACAGGTGTCAAGACCAAGGAGCTACTTCTCTGGCTCTCTGTCGTCGAAGTGTTCATCGACGATCCCTCCTCCGGGAAGATCACCTTCAAGACTGGCACAGGACTCTCCGACAGCTTCCCGGTGCCGGCATTTGAGGCAGAAGACTAG